One part of the Rutidosis leptorrhynchoides isolate AG116_Rl617_1_P2 chromosome 1, CSIRO_AGI_Rlap_v1, whole genome shotgun sequence genome encodes these proteins:
- the LOC139886217 gene encoding uncharacterized protein, with product MGAACCVAARDRTVVDRSGSDVITRNDRYSPSWSIRWDNRRRVAGEDSSTDSASMNDRLDIKSHTTVETANATEGSPLESSRSLTWHKSSLSEENGVLRSDPVSFKNVHEVKETRGTTVSLETSPTKMSTPTHSISSFSASPLSSSRSQLMPLSSLTPSRWARRSPGHHLLRQVSDSRIRGMMSPNFSISEEGSPFMYPGWSNKSHTGSHNGSSDGWSNRERWSFESESFRFSRDRVSRSSGRVYSSPANEIQTCGVCFKLLTDRSSWSSQKIVASNGLPPVAVMICGHLFHVECLENMTPEVNKYDPACPICTFGSKKVVKLSEKAMGELDLKGKFGKKLKSQVVDGGDSVVFDHFMSDRGQRMGSNSSMKRSTSTAKRFLKRHLSLGYKPNKSLPDNGVKKKRFFWSKSSKE from the exons ATGGGGGCTGCCTGTTGTGTTGCTGCTAGAGATAGAACTGTAGTAGATCGATCTGGTAGTGATGTTATAACAAGAAATGATCGGTATTCACCGTCGTGGAGCATTCGGTGGGATAATCGGAGGCGTGTAGCAGGTGAAGATTCATCCACTGATAGTGCTAGTATGAACGATAGATTGGACATTAAATCTCATACAACTGTAGAAACTGCAAATGCAACAGAAGGTAGCCCATTGGAAAGTTCTAGAAGCCTCACTTGGCATAAGTCTTCACTTTCTGAAGAAAATGGGGTTCTTCGGTCAG ATCCAGTAAGTTTTAAGAATGTTCATGAG GTGAAGGAGACAAGGGGAACTACTGTATCTTTGGAAACGTCTCCAACCAAAATGTCAACACCAACACACTCAATTTCGTCCTTTTCTGCATCTCCATTATCTTCTTCCAGAAGTCAACTCATGCCCCTCTCGAGTTTGACTCCGTCAAGGTGGGCCCGTCGCTCGCCTGGTCACCATTTATTACGTCAAGTATCTGATAGCCGAATCCGAGGAATGATGTCACCCAACTTTTCAATATCTGAAGAGGGTTCACCTTTTATGTACCCTGGTTGGTCCAATAAATCACACACGGGGTCTCATAATGGGTCTTCAGATGGCTGGTCAAATAGAGAGAGGTGGTCTTTTGAAAGCGAGTCTTTTAGGTTTAGTCGTGACAGAGTTAGCCGATCTAGTGGCAGGGTTTACTCCTCTCCAGCCAATGAAATTCAGACATGTGGCGTTTGCTTTAAGCTTTTAACTGACAGATCGTCTTGGAGCAGTCAAAAAATTGTGGCCAGTAATGGGCTTCCACCTGTCGCTGTTATGATATGTGGGCATTTATTCCATGTAGAGTGTTTAGAGAATATGACACCAGAGGTTAACAAATATGATCCTGCTTGCCCAATTTGTACTTTTGGGTCAAAAAAGGTTGTCAAGCTGTCAGAGAAGGCCATGGGAGAATTGGATTTGAAGGGTAAATTCGGAAAGAAATTAAAGAGTCAGGTCGTGGATGGTGGTGATTCAGTTGTGTTTGATCATTTTATGAGTGACAGAGGTCAAAGGATGGGTTCAAATTCAAGCATGAAGAGATCCACAAGTACAGCAAAGCGATTTTTAAAGCGACACTTATCTCTTGGCTACAAACCGAACAAATCTTTGCCAGATAACGGTGTTAAGAAGAAGAGATTTTTCTGGTCAAAATCAAGCAAGga GTAG